From Macrobrachium nipponense isolate FS-2020 chromosome 6, ASM1510439v2, whole genome shotgun sequence, a single genomic window includes:
- the LOC135216613 gene encoding protein enabled homolog produces MISLKNTLLYCVSVAAVCYTINVGGYGLRTALGLLVGPAVVWTIAGIIYNYLEMRFNIGRFNWKFDALRRENYDLNVANEGLLIQNIVLAEKLLKGDKEPTLEQSDLRRAELHIQELQEENAELRERAVQLENSKDEDQRQLEELTQKLVKMEAHLEEENRSRMILEESYTTKLQSQERRIAEAYEMTHQFNAHIVQLEQDIHLKDQQVVSLRARVHERESVTRKLQEENHKLRDENSTLQKKVLHIPLLFPPHPHHKPKRPPPPPPNPEPIPPNLKPSQTLIPPTLLLLIPPKPS; encoded by the coding sequence ATGATAAGTTTAAAGAATACTTTGTTATACTGTGTTTCTGTGGCAGCTGTTTGTTATACTATAAACGTTGGTGGATACGGTCTGCGAACAGCTTTAGGATTACTCGTTGGACCTGCAGTCGTGTGGACGATTGCAGGGATTATTTATAATTACTTGGAAATGAGATTCAACATCGGAAGATTTAACTGGAAATTTGATGCTCTCCGGCGTGAGAACTACGATCTAAATGTAGCTAATGAAGGACTACTAATACAAAACATAGTTCTAGCGGAAAAGCTTCTGAAAGGTGATAAAGAACCGACCCTCGAGCAAAGCGATCTCAGGAGAGCAGAACTCCACATACAAGAACTTCAAGAGGAAAACGCCGAGCTGAGAGAACGCGCTGTCCAGCTAGAAAACTCCAAGGATGAAGACCAACGTCAATTAGAAGAATTGACGCAAAAGCTCGTGAAAATGGAAGCGCACCTGGAAGAAGAGAATAGGTCCAGGATGATTCTGGAGGAGTCTTACACGACAAAATTGCAAAGTCAAGAGCGGAGGATTGCCGAGGCATATGAGATGACGCATCAGTTCAACGCTCATATCGTTCAACTCGAACAGGACATTCACCTGAAGGACCAGCAGGTGGTGTCACTGAGAGCCAGAGTCCATGAGCGGGAGTCAGTGACGAGGAAGTTGCAGGAAGAGAACCACAAACTCAGGGATGAGAATTCAACGCTCCAGAAGAAGGTACTTCATATCCCTCTTCTCTTCCCTCCTCACCCTCATCATAAACCCAAaaggcctcctcctccccctccaaacCCTGAACCTATCCCCCCAAACCTCAAACCTTCCCAAACCCTTATACCTCCAACCTTACTCCTCTTAATTCCCCCCAAACCCTCCTAA